The proteins below come from a single Stomoxys calcitrans chromosome 1, idStoCalc2.1, whole genome shotgun sequence genomic window:
- the LOC106084463 gene encoding akirin, protein MACATLKRSLDWESINQRPNKRRRCNPFGQSTSGSPSRSASIHDGLPGSNPQSPSSRFAREPQPSPFADVNLSKMSPDKMSQNIREEIKRLHRRKQLPFTSAAIERMQDSESSGSEMGPDSPRRPDSPPSMVRNPEKALFTFKQVKLICGRMIKEREDELREKYEAVLTTKLAEQYDAFVKFTYDQIQRRYEAAPSYLS, encoded by the exons ATGGCTTGTGCTACACTAAAGCGCTCTTTAGATTGGGAATCAATAAACCAAAGACCTAACAAACGTCGACGTTGTAATCCATTCGGACAATCAACCAGCGGTTCTCCTTCACGTTCTGCATCTATACACGATGGACTTCCCGGATCAAACCCACAATCACCAAGCAGTCGCTTTGCCAGAGAACCTCAACCAAGTCCTTTTGCCGATgtaaatttgtcaaaaatgtcACCAGACAAAATGTCACAAAATATCCGTGAAGAAATCAAACGACTGCACAGACGCAAACAATTGCCCTTTACATCGGCTGCTATCGAACGTATGCAAGACTCGGAGTCAAGCGGCTCTGAAATGGGACCCGATAGCCCCAGACGTCCTGACAGCCCCCCAAGTATGGTTCGTAACCCGGAAAAGGCATTATTTACATTTAAACAG gtgAAATTAATATGTGGACGTATGATAAAAGAACGTGAAGATGAATTGCGTGAAAAATATGAAGCTGTACTGACAACAAAACTTGCAGAGCAATATGACGCTTTCGTTAAATTTACTTATGATCAAATACAAAGACGTTATGAAGCTGCTCCAAGCT